Proteins encoded in a region of the Photobacterium angustum genome:
- the flhA gene encoding flagellar biosynthesis protein FlhA: MKLSIPFADRLPLASIKSMPSIGAPIMVLATLAMIILPMPPLLLDMTFTFNIALSLVVLLVTVYTRRPLDFAAFPTVLLIATLLRLALNVASTRVVLLHGHEGPDAAGQVIDAFGSVVIGGNYAVGLVVFLILMIINFMVVTKGAGRISEVSARFTLDALPGKQMAIDADLNAGLIDQEQARTRRFEVTKEADFYGSMDGASKFVKGDAIAGILILFINIIGGLIIGMGQHGLTFGQALEIYSLLTIGDGLVAQIPSLLLSIGAAMMVTRQNTDEDMGQQMYFQMFNNPQALIITGVILFVMGIVPGMPHIPFLLLAAIIGGAAYWRIKKEKAEALVEKQAPPTELAPTQPLKELSWDDVQPVDTIGLEVGYRLISMVDKDQGGELLERVKGVRKKLSQDFGFLIPPVHIRDNLELPPNSYRISLMGVACGEANIHPKMDLAINPGQVFGSIDGEMTTDPAFGLEAVWVQDSQREHAQALGYTVVDSATVLATHLSQLLTNHASQLLGHEEVQNLLEMLGQTTPKLVDGFVPDQLPLGVVVKVMQNLLNEGIPLRDIRTIVQTLSEYSSKSQDPDILTAAVRIGLKRLICQEINGIEVELPVITLVPELEQILHQTMQSAGGESSGIEPGLAERLQRSLTEATQQQELKGEPAVLLTSGVLRSTLAKFVKNTIPSLRVLSYQEVPDEKQIRIVNAVGN, translated from the coding sequence ATGAAGCTTTCAATTCCCTTTGCAGATAGATTGCCGTTAGCCAGTATCAAGTCTATGCCATCAATAGGTGCGCCTATAATGGTATTGGCAACGTTAGCGATGATCATTTTACCAATGCCACCGTTGCTATTGGATATGACGTTTACCTTTAATATCGCTCTTTCATTGGTGGTGTTATTGGTGACGGTGTATACCCGTCGTCCGCTTGATTTTGCTGCTTTTCCTACCGTACTACTTATTGCCACGCTATTACGTTTAGCACTAAACGTTGCATCGACTCGTGTTGTTTTATTGCACGGCCATGAAGGACCTGATGCGGCAGGACAAGTTATTGATGCATTTGGCTCGGTTGTTATTGGTGGCAACTATGCCGTGGGTTTAGTGGTCTTCCTTATTTTGATGATCATTAACTTTATGGTTGTAACCAAAGGTGCGGGTCGTATTTCAGAAGTTAGTGCTCGCTTTACCCTTGATGCCTTACCGGGTAAGCAAATGGCAATTGATGCCGACTTAAATGCAGGGCTTATCGATCAAGAGCAAGCGCGTACTCGTCGTTTTGAAGTAACAAAAGAAGCTGACTTCTATGGTTCTATGGATGGTGCCTCTAAGTTTGTTAAAGGTGATGCCATTGCTGGTATTTTGATCCTCTTTATCAATATCATTGGTGGTTTAATCATTGGTATGGGTCAGCATGGTCTGACATTTGGTCAAGCCTTAGAGATTTACAGTTTATTGACCATTGGTGATGGTCTTGTTGCTCAAATCCCATCGTTACTCTTATCCATCGGCGCTGCAATGATGGTAACTCGTCAAAATACTGACGAGGACATGGGGCAGCAAATGTATTTTCAGATGTTTAACAATCCTCAAGCGTTGATCATCACAGGTGTGATTTTATTTGTTATGGGTATTGTTCCAGGTATGCCTCATATTCCTTTCTTATTGCTTGCCGCCATTATTGGTGGTGCCGCTTATTGGCGAATAAAGAAAGAGAAAGCTGAAGCTCTTGTGGAAAAACAAGCGCCGCCGACAGAGTTAGCGCCGACTCAACCACTAAAAGAACTATCATGGGATGATGTACAGCCTGTTGATACCATTGGCTTAGAAGTGGGTTACCGTTTAATTTCAATGGTCGATAAAGATCAAGGTGGTGAGTTGTTAGAGCGCGTGAAAGGTGTTCGTAAAAAGTTATCGCAAGACTTTGGTTTCCTTATCCCGCCGGTTCATATTCGCGATAACTTAGAGCTCCCACCTAACAGTTACCGCATTAGTTTAATGGGCGTCGCCTGTGGTGAAGCAAATATTCATCCAAAAATGGATCTTGCAATTAATCCCGGCCAAGTCTTCGGCTCTATTGATGGTGAAATGACAACTGATCCTGCGTTTGGTCTTGAAGCGGTATGGGTACAAGACTCACAACGTGAACATGCGCAAGCATTAGGTTATACCGTTGTTGATTCAGCAACTGTATTGGCGACCCATTTAAGTCAATTACTGACAAATCATGCATCACAGTTACTGGGTCATGAAGAGGTGCAAAACCTATTAGAGATGTTAGGTCAAACGACACCTAAATTGGTTGATGGTTTTGTTCCTGATCAATTACCTCTTGGGGTTGTGGTGAAAGTGATGCAGAACTTATTAAATGAAGGTATTCCACTACGTGATATTCGAACCATTGTCCAAACTTTGTCGGAGTATTCAAGTAAGAGTCAAGATCCTGACATATTAACCGCTGCTGTTCGTATTGGTCTGAAACGATTAATTTGCCAAGAAATCAATGGAATAGAAGTTGAGCTACCAGTGATTACCTTAGTCCCTGAATTGGAACAAATATTGCATCAAACCATGCAATCTGCTGGTGGCGAATCTTCAGGTATTGAGCCTGGATTAGCGGAACGCTTACAACGTTCATTAACAGAAGCGACTCAGCAACAAGAATTGAAAGGTGAGCCTGCGGTATTGTTGACCTCAGGTGTGTTGCGTTCAACATTAGCTAAATTTGTTAAAAATACGATCCCAAGTTTACGGGTATTGTCATATCAGGAAGTGCCTGATGAAAAACAAATTCGAATTGTGAACGCGGTAGGTAATTAA
- the fliP gene encoding flagellar type III secretion system pore protein FliP (The bacterial flagellar biogenesis protein FliP forms a type III secretion system (T3SS)-type pore required for flagellar assembly.) — translation MLKNKFTLVTLIVFLAISVLLSSINIAHAVEANVANSTTATAMSAETTSGHLQAARNGGGIPALSVTVNPDGSEDYSVTLQILALMTALGFLPAMVILMTSFTRIVVVMSILRQAMGLQQTPSNQVIIGIAMFLTFFVMSPVIDKINADAVQPYINEQITAKEALVKAEDPMRQFMLKQTRVKDLETFVNMSGSTADDPQTVPLTVLIPAFITSELKTAFQIGFMLFLPFLIIDLVVASILMAMGMMMLSPMIVSLPFKLMLFVLVDGWNLILSTLAGSFGT, via the coding sequence ATGTTAAAAAATAAATTCACCCTTGTCACTTTGATAGTTTTTCTTGCTATCTCTGTGTTGTTATCGTCAATCAATATAGCGCATGCGGTTGAAGCGAATGTGGCTAATAGTACGACGGCGACAGCAATGAGTGCAGAAACGACATCAGGTCATTTACAAGCAGCCCGTAATGGTGGGGGAATACCGGCATTATCGGTGACAGTAAACCCTGATGGTAGTGAAGATTATTCCGTCACCCTGCAAATTTTAGCGTTAATGACCGCGTTAGGCTTTTTGCCAGCGATGGTTATTTTAATGACCTCTTTCACCCGTATCGTGGTGGTAATGTCGATCCTGCGTCAAGCCATGGGTTTACAGCAAACACCTTCTAACCAAGTGATCATCGGTATAGCGATGTTCTTAACGTTTTTTGTGATGTCTCCTGTGATTGATAAGATCAATGCAGATGCTGTTCAGCCTTATATTAATGAGCAAATAACGGCGAAAGAAGCGTTAGTAAAAGCTGAAGATCCGATGCGCCAATTTATGCTTAAACAAACCCGGGTAAAAGATTTAGAAACGTTTGTGAATATGTCTGGCTCAACAGCTGATGATCCGCAGACGGTGCCGCTAACGGTATTGATCCCTGCGTTTATTACTTCAGAGCTTAAAACGGCGTTTCAAATCGGCTTTATGCTGTTTTTACCATTTTTAATTATTGATTTGGTTGTTGCATCGATCTTAATGGCGATGGGTATGATGATGCTTTCACCTATGATTGTATCGTTACCGTTTAAGTTAATGTTGTTTGTTTTAGTTGATGGTTGGAACCTGATCTTATCCACACTGGCAGGTAGTTTTGGCACCTAA
- the fliR gene encoding flagellar biosynthetic protein FliR translates to MHYTANLLLDWIANYFWPFTRISSMMMAMTFFGARFVSPKIRLYLALAITFAVLPVLPKVPQDIELLSLAGFIVTTQQLIIGVAMGLVTQFITQIFVLLGQILGMQSSLGFASMVDPANGQNTPVLGQFYMFLAILLFLATDGHLEMLNAVVLSFKTLPIGEAMLQPKDYYQLAGWFGHMFKAGVNMALAGVIALLTVNLSFGVMTRAAPQLNIFSLGFSFALLLGLAISWFIVLGIVPQYEAIWQVGLDQVCSLIRIDC, encoded by the coding sequence ATGCATTACACCGCAAATCTTTTACTTGATTGGATAGCGAATTATTTTTGGCCTTTTACACGTATCTCATCAATGATGATGGCGATGACGTTTTTTGGGGCACGTTTTGTATCGCCTAAAATTCGCTTATATTTAGCCTTAGCGATTACATTTGCGGTCTTGCCTGTTTTACCTAAAGTCCCACAAGATATTGAGTTACTTTCTTTAGCTGGATTTATTGTTACCACGCAACAATTAATCATTGGTGTAGCAATGGGATTAGTAACACAGTTTATTACTCAAATATTTGTCTTACTTGGGCAAATATTAGGTATGCAATCGAGCTTAGGTTTTGCTTCAATGGTTGATCCTGCGAATGGTCAAAATACGCCCGTATTGGGACAGTTTTATATGTTTTTGGCCATTTTATTGTTCTTAGCAACAGATGGGCATTTAGAGATGTTAAATGCTGTTGTTTTGAGCTTTAAAACCTTGCCGATAGGTGAGGCTATGCTGCAGCCAAAAGATTATTATCAGCTTGCAGGTTGGTTTGGGCATATGTTTAAAGCGGGCGTGAATATGGCGCTAGCGGGGGTGATTGCTCTGCTAACGGTGAACTTGTCGTTTGGCGTAATGACTCGAGCAGCACCACAGCTAAATATTTTCTCGTTAGGTTTCTCATTTGCGTTATTACTCGGTCTTGCTATTAGCTGGTTTATTGTACTCGGCATCGTGCCTCAATATGAAGCAATATGGCAAGTTGGCTTAGATCAAGTGTGTAGTTTGATCCGAATTGATTGTTAA
- the fliO gene encoding flagellar biosynthetic protein FliO, whose translation MKRIVGQIVTALSLLFFTLSCFAQTAVVEKTIEKAPPPLRQAPDLNIATTLASLLLVIAIIVFLAWLLKRMRVAGISGNDSGLKVITQLAVGQRERVVLLQVGEEQMLVGITQHNISLLSKLDKPLNMDESPSRDFASQLSKLMKNNVKK comes from the coding sequence ATGAAAAGGATTGTAGGCCAGATAGTTACAGCATTATCGCTATTATTTTTCACGTTATCCTGTTTTGCACAAACAGCCGTTGTTGAGAAAACGATTGAAAAAGCGCCGCCACCATTAAGGCAAGCGCCTGACTTAAATATTGCAACCACTCTGGCTTCTTTACTGCTTGTGATTGCGATTATTGTTTTCTTAGCTTGGTTATTAAAACGTATGCGAGTGGCTGGGATCAGTGGTAATGACTCGGGTTTAAAAGTAATTACACAGCTGGCTGTCGGGCAACGAGAAAGAGTCGTGCTATTGCAAGTAGGTGAAGAGCAAATGTTGGTGGGTATTACTCAACATAATATTTCTTTGCTGAGTAAATTGGATAAGCCTTTAAACATGGACGAATCGCCAAGCAGAGATTTTGCTTCTCAGCTTAGCAAGCTAATGAAAAATAATGTTAAAAAATAA
- the fliN gene encoding flagellar motor switch protein FliN, giving the protein MSNNNDQQMADDWAAALAEQADDVQPAPLEELTDETVPITDDERRKLDTIMDIPVTISMEVGRTQISIRNLLQLNQGSVVELDRIAGESLDVMVNGTLIAHGEVVVVNDKFGIRLTDVISQTERIKKLR; this is encoded by the coding sequence ATGTCAAATAATAATGATCAACAAATGGCAGATGATTGGGCTGCAGCATTAGCAGAGCAAGCGGATGATGTGCAACCAGCACCACTAGAAGAGCTGACTGATGAAACGGTACCGATCACCGATGATGAACGTCGTAAGCTTGATACTATTATGGATATTCCGGTTACCATTTCGATGGAAGTCGGACGTACGCAAATCAGTATTCGTAACCTATTACAATTAAACCAAGGTTCAGTGGTTGAGCTTGATCGTATTGCGGGTGAATCATTAGATGTGATGGTCAATGGAACCCTTATCGCACATGGTGAAGTGGTTGTGGTCAATGACAAGTTTGGTATTCGTTTGACTGATGTGATCAGCCAAACTGAGCGTATTAAAAAGTTACGTTAA
- the flhB gene encoding flagellar biosynthesis protein FlhB: protein MSDSDGQERTEDATPRRLEQAREKGQVPRSRELASVAVLVSGAVGLMWFGEGLSKALSHIMTAMFSLTRDDIFDLDRLFVIILDAIVYILAPLFLVLIFLFVAAFIGAAGVGGVRFSTQAAMPKLSKMNPLSGIKRMFGMQSWVELIKSILKVGLVGSIACYLIFSSLEDFFQLSTEVFPANYFHAIDILLNFVLLICCSLLIVVAIDVPFQIWNFNQQLKMTKQEIKDEYKDSEGKPEVKGRIRMLQREMAQRRMMADVPQADVVITNPEHFSVALRYDPKLDSAPVVIAKGGDHLALKIREIANKHNIDIVPAAPLARAIYYTTELEQQIPDGLFVAVAQILAYVFQLKEYRKGKGKKPTLSKAAMDIPEELRH from the coding sequence ATGTCTGATTCTGATGGTCAAGAACGTACCGAAGACGCCACGCCCAGACGGCTTGAGCAGGCGCGAGAGAAAGGTCAAGTTCCGCGCTCAAGAGAATTAGCGTCTGTTGCGGTATTAGTGTCTGGTGCTGTTGGGTTAATGTGGTTTGGAGAAGGGCTAAGTAAAGCACTGAGTCATATTATGACGGCAATGTTTAGCTTAACACGCGACGATATATTCGATCTTGATCGTTTATTTGTCATTATTTTAGATGCGATTGTTTATATTCTCGCGCCTTTATTTTTAGTACTTATTTTTTTGTTTGTTGCCGCTTTTATTGGGGCTGCTGGTGTAGGTGGCGTTCGCTTTTCCACTCAAGCAGCTATGCCTAAATTATCAAAAATGAATCCGCTCAGTGGAATAAAGCGGATGTTTGGTATGCAAAGTTGGGTTGAATTAATTAAGTCTATTTTGAAAGTTGGGCTGGTGGGGAGTATTGCTTGCTACTTAATTTTTTCGAGTTTAGAAGACTTTTTTCAACTCAGTACTGAAGTTTTCCCTGCCAATTACTTTCATGCTATCGATATTTTACTAAACTTTGTCCTTTTAATTTGTTGCTCACTGCTTATTGTTGTTGCTATTGATGTGCCATTTCAAATTTGGAACTTTAATCAACAATTAAAAATGACCAAACAAGAAATTAAAGATGAATACAAAGATTCGGAAGGTAAGCCTGAAGTAAAAGGGCGTATTAGAATGCTGCAACGTGAAATGGCTCAGCGACGTATGATGGCAGATGTGCCGCAAGCTGACGTGGTAATTACTAACCCTGAGCACTTCTCTGTCGCACTTCGCTACGATCCTAAGTTAGACTCTGCGCCCGTTGTTATTGCGAAAGGGGGCGATCATTTAGCGCTTAAGATCAGGGAGATAGCCAATAAACACAATATTGATATTGTTCCAGCAGCGCCATTAGCTCGTGCTATTTATTATACGACTGAATTAGAACAGCAAATTCCAGATGGTTTATTTGTCGCCGTTGCTCAAATATTAGCCTATGTATTTCAGTTAAAAGAATATCGCAAAGGTAAAGGCAAAAAACCAACACTATCTAAAGCTGCAATGGATATACCTGAAGAATTACGCCATTAA
- the fliQ gene encoding flagellar biosynthesis protein FliQ, translated as MTPEAFVEIFQEALYMVLIMVCAIVIPGLLIGLVVAVFQAATSINEQTLSFLPRLVVTLLALMFFGHMMTQMLMDYFYRIIDQIPQLLY; from the coding sequence ATGACGCCAGAAGCTTTTGTTGAGATATTTCAAGAAGCGTTATACATGGTACTTATCATGGTATGCGCAATTGTTATTCCAGGACTGTTAATTGGTTTAGTTGTTGCGGTATTTCAAGCGGCAACCTCAATCAATGAACAAACATTGAGTTTCTTACCCCGTTTAGTGGTGACGTTACTCGCACTGATGTTTTTTGGTCATATGATGACGCAAATGCTGATGGATTATTTCTATCGCATTATTGATCAAATTCCACAGTTGCTTTATTAG